The segment TGGATTTCTTACGTTGGGTTGTtctcggcacagagactcaCCGAAACTATCTTTCTTTGTCTCTGGGTTCCTCACCCCACTCTATTCTTTGTTTCTCTTTCAACCttcaccacccccccccccccagtcCAATATTGTTAATCGTAAGTGGGTGTTTAAGTGGGAGTGGGGTGTGGTAAGAGTGACCTTGGTACTGGTTGTAGATATGCTCAGCAGTGATATTCCCTAGGGCACTGCTGGGCATACAAGAGATGGTGTATCCGAATGCCTTTCTTCTTGCTCGGAATGGTTCGCCGAGCAAGGATCAGGCGGCAAAACAAGGTGCGTGCTAATGTAGACTGTCTACTCTTCAGGTTTTTAAGCTATATGAAGCTTGGGCTCGTGGCTTTCGTGGGCTCAGGCTGGGGTCATGGGTAGAGAGAGATTAGGGCCATGGGCCACACTGTTGAGTCAAAACTCAAGGCCCAAATGGGTCTGGGTACCATAGTGCCGTACAAATAGTAATGACAAAATGTATATAAAAAGGTGCGAGATAGAGCCTCCAAGCGGCGCTAGCATCAACAAGGAAtgccttataaaaaaaaaaatgtaatatttattgATAGAATTTCCTACCCTGAAATTTTAACTATTTGCACGTTTTGGATAATGACAcctttttaccattttttttgactttttactATAATCCTCCCTGGTCCCTATATGAGTTGGTATACCCTATTACATGTTTCTTTTCACGTAGGATTTGTCTTtggtttttggaaaatgttgAAGAAAAGAAACATTTAACAGGGTatcattatatttttacattttcattaATACGCATGTACTTGAACAATTCATTTATTTGATAATCATGTTTATTTGGATTTAGAAAGGAACTTGAGTATACATACCCATTTATATGACTAGCTTCTTAGTGTGCATGCACATTTATGTATTCTGAtgcgaaaaattaaaaacatagtgGAAGAAAATGTCCCATTGAGCAATGTGTTCTTAGAGATTGTCTTAAGTTTCTAGTAGGAGAGGGATATTGTAATTGTGCCCAATGCTTGAATTTGACGCTAACTGCTATGCATTGGAATGTCACTCCTACATTGTTCAGAATTTAGATTTGAGAAAATTCTGCCACCCCAACAATGAATAATATTTAGAACAGTTGGATCAATGATTTTGTAAATGTTCTACTTTCCATTGCTCCACCCTCCCTCTAGTAGTGTTGGAAGTAATATTAACTATGTGGAAAGGAaactaaatttcattttatGCATTGATAGCTGATGGGAAGTGTTTGAGTATCCTTGCATTTCTAATCCTTGTTTTAAGAGCTGTTACAGTATCCTTGCGACTTGGAGGACATAAGACTTCTTGGTCAAGCCAATTTAAACTCTCTCTCGAACAATTACAAACAAACGTTTTAAGGATAAGGAGAATTATAATTGACCAATGCATTGCATTAAAGGGTTCCTTTCCATCTCTAGATGTCATATCTCATGGCCAATAGAGGCTTTAGACTTAataattctaaattggattctGCTGTTTTTAGGACACTTGAAAATGTTTATTCAGCAGTATTAACTCTAAGAACTCCATCAATGTCATTACAAACTTCTATAAGATACATGTACGGACTCATATTTGTGTCGAAATATGCCATGAACTGTCTTTGAGATATTGTTCTAAAATGATGGGAAGCAAAAAATGCTGattgtgttttcctttttccttttattgaaAGGATGGCTGTATAGTTTGTCCAACAACTGATAGCACATTTGATCTCCGAACTGGAGCAATGAAGGAATGGTATCCAAAAATCCTGTGCTGAGAGCCCTTACTCCTTCCTGCTTTAAGGAATCTATTTGTTTATCCTGTGAAAACGGATGAAGAAAATATTTACATCAGCATGAGAGGAGGTCTAAGTTCTGATGCATCTGCTGAGATTGTTTTCAGTGGGAAGGTTCAACCTGGTATAACTGCTACTGATGTCAATGTGGATAAGGTAACTGAACCTTctcttgatttattttttaaatgtgggtGTCCGGTTATCTTAGAGCACCTGGCTAATCCCTAGGTGCATGTAGTGCCCCGTCTCACACATACTGGATAATTACAGTAAGTAATCTCTTTGAGGTGGCCCCAATGTGTGGTCTAGGAGACTTGTACCAAAGACCTCATGAAACTACTACCTAATTACCTTTAATAagagggaaaggaaaaaaaaaaaagaaataaaaaagaactacAGCCTACTCGTAGTCTCGTAGGAATTAAAATCTGTGGACCCCTTGAAGCAAGAAAGCAGTTTGTGACTTTCAACTCTattattctgattttttttactctataTGTGTTTTAGATAAGAATGG is part of the Quercus robur chromosome 9, dhQueRobu3.1, whole genome shotgun sequence genome and harbors:
- the LOC126699787 gene encoding photosystem II 22 kDa protein, chloroplastic-like encodes the protein MVYPNAFLLARNGSPSKDQAAKQVCPTTDSTFDLRTGAMKEWNLFVYPVKTDEENIYISMRGGLSSDASAEIVFSGKVQPGITATDVNVDKGQQGFGFIKKNEIIKGKAAVIGFLLLLDFELLTGKGLLKGTDFLDFLYAASKAFK